The Lichenihabitans psoromatis genomic interval TCGAGCAGCACCATCAAGGCGCGGCCAATGCCCTCGGGATCGACGCCATTGTGACTATAGAAATTCTTGTCCTCGGCCGACAGGAACGCCTGCTTGACCAAAGGCGGAATCGCGGTCGACGGCAGATACAGCCGCCGCTCGCGTGCATATTCGGCCAAGAGGCTGCCATCGTTGGCATGAACGCGGGTCATCACCGGCGGCTCATAATTTTTTAGCTGCGTATAGTCCGGGAGATCCTGTTCGTATTTCCAGATCAGCAGGCCAGTCGCCGCGGCGCCGATGACGAACACCAATGCACCGGTCGCAAATACGAAACCCAGGAAACGGGCGATTAGCCGCATAAGGATAAGGCCTTCAACTGAGTGTTCGATCTGCCCGGGTAACGCGGGTGCCGGGAATGAAGGCGCGGGCTTCAGACATTTTTTAACGTCTTGGCGATGGAGATAAGCTGCGGCAGTTTTATGGTGTCAATGCGGCTGATCCTCCAGCCACCCCGTCGCGGAGAGCCCGACCGGCCGGAACCGGCCAATTGTGATATTTCAGCCACAGCTCTCCGCTTGGGGCTTCGGCGCTAGTCATCTAAGCTGTCCCCGCCTCAGGAGACGATACATCAGGATGGCTGCCTATATTCCGCCCTACCCGCTTCGCCCGCAAAAGGCATTGCCGCCCCTGGCGCTGTTGCGCCTGGCGCGCCGCAATCTTCTCGCCATTTGGCCGGAGGAAACGTTTTCCAAGACCATCTTCGGGCACCGCTTGTTCCGACGCGGCGTCATCGTGGTCAACAGCCCCGAGACCGTCAAGCAGACGTTCGTCGACGGGGCGGCCGCCTATGAGAAGAAGTCGCCGCAGCAGCGGAATGCCCTGAAACCGCTCATCGGCGACGGCTTGTTCATCAGCGACGGGGAGATCTGGCGCAACCGTCGCAAGGTCGTGGCGCCCGTGACCCACATTTCGCGACTGCCCGAACTCACCGAAGGCATCAGCGCCGGCGCCGGCGCCCATCTCGCCTCTTGGAAAGCGCTGCCCGAAGGCGCCGAGATCGACGCGCTGGCCGACATGGCTCATCTCACGGCCGGCATCATCTGCGCCACCATCTTCGGTCGCAAACTTGGCACGAAAGCCGCCGAAACGATCGTGTCGGCCTTCAGCGTCTACCAGAAGCTCATCAACCAGATGGACGTGTTGTCGCTAATCGGCGTGCCGGATTTCCTGCCCCGCTTTCAGGGCTTCCGCATCCGGGCGGCGGCACGGCGGATCCATACGGTTCTTGACGGGCTGATCGACTCGATCCTTGCCGATAAGAACGCGTCCGAGACCTCGTTGCTGCGGTCCATGTCGCAGACCAAAATGGGCGATACCGGGACCGCCATGGACCATCGGGCGTTTCGCGACGAAGCGGCGGTGTTGTTCATGGCCGGGCACGAAACCACCGCCAATACGCTGGCCTGGGCCTGGTTTCTGCTGTCGCAGGATCCAGAGACCGAGCGTCGCCTGCACGCGGAGGTCGATGCGGTGCTGGGCGAGGGCCCGGCGCAATTCGCCGATTTCGCCAAGCTTCCCTTCAGCCGCGCCATCATCGAGGAGACGTTGCGGCTCTACCCTCCGGTTCCGCTGCAGGCCCGCACCGCCGCCGAAGATCAGACCGTTGGCGGTCGCAGCGTCAAGAAGGGCGACCTCGTCATCCTCAACGCCTGGCTGCTGCATCGGCACAAGTCGCTGTGGGATCAGCCGGACACCTTCCTGCCCGACCG includes:
- a CDS encoding cytochrome P450 gives rise to the protein MAAYIPPYPLRPQKALPPLALLRLARRNLLAIWPEETFSKTIFGHRLFRRGVIVVNSPETVKQTFVDGAAAYEKKSPQQRNALKPLIGDGLFISDGEIWRNRRKVVAPVTHISRLPELTEGISAGAGAHLASWKALPEGAEIDALADMAHLTAGIICATIFGRKLGTKAAETIVSAFSVYQKLINQMDVLSLIGVPDFLPRFQGFRIRAAARRIHTVLDGLIDSILADKNASETSLLRSMSQTKMGDTGTAMDHRAFRDEAAVLFMAGHETTANTLAWAWFLLSQDPETERRLHAEVDAVLGEGPAQFADFAKLPFSRAIIEETLRLYPPVPLQARTAAEDQTVGGRSVKKGDLVILNAWLLHRHKSLWDQPDTFLPDRFMPGGSGIPSRYAYVPFSIGPRVCTGAAFGLTEAVLCLATLARHVRLRLKPDWVVEPVCRLSLRPGERLPMLIEHRRAAVAAVAEDVAETLP